In Populus trichocarpa isolate Nisqually-1 chromosome 7, P.trichocarpa_v4.1, whole genome shotgun sequence, the following proteins share a genomic window:
- the LOC7486075 gene encoding transcription initiation factor TFIID subunit 1 isoform X1, producing the protein MGGGGYESGSASGDDDDEEYDEVGGNHFLGFMFGNVDNSGDLDADYLDEDAKEHLAALADKLGSSLTEIDLSVKSPQTSTDAAEQDYDAKAEDAVDYEDFDEQYEGPEIQAVSEEDYLLSKKDYMLSESTLQPPISDDEDYDEGVKEELEKEPVVSDKKLEVQTASLSGSLLGQQDVGVVSGELVSVGFESSDVEFVDIHEEETDTVKGSLDKGHTPLPILCIEDGMEILRFSEIFSIHEPLKKGEKRDHRYSILKEKYTSMDVSDIVEEDEEAFLKDSGQMLPSHLHVNQHDISIFSEDASELARFGSMHGAIQMSVQIEEQRRNSYLSAEPLNKDVVWKSPLDSKFNPLDQHDWEERILWDNSPVISDNSVESCDQSGSELGSSFVIETEQVTSPPNLHSEHPVELNENLDNCFWNRSYVLLESFGSGDYSEPGNLPLLESRCHPQLLRLESRLEEDSSNHVNDRRENNAVELHKSDALRRFSKLTLQNRDLMEGSWLDDIIWEPCEANIKPKLILDLQDEQMLFEILDHRDSKHLQLHAGAMIITRPLKQKVSHELLGCGNRSGWQFNIANDKFYMNRKNSQRLQSNSNKRTAYGIKIHHSAPAIKLQTMKLKLSNKDLANFHRPKALWYPHDHEVAVKERGKLPTAGPMKIILKSLGGKGSKVHVDAEENISSVKAKASKKLDFKPSETVKLFYLGKELEDHKSLSAHNVQPNSLLHLVRTKIHLWPRAQKIPGENKSLRPPGAFKKKSDLSVKDGHVFLMEYCEERPLSLSNAGMGANLRTYYQKLSPSDQTGILLRNEKSSLGNVVILEQTDKSPFLGDIKAGCRQSSLETNMYKAPLFPHKVPPTDYLLVRSAKGKLSIRRIDRVAVVGQQEPLMEVLTPASKNLQAYILNRQLLYLYREFRAAEKRGMLPWIRADELSAHFPNISETILRKKLKECTILRKNANGHLFWAKKRDFIIPSEEELKKMVLPENVCAYESMQAGLYRLKHLGITWLTLPTSVSTAMSQLPDEAIALAAASHIERELQITPWSLSSNFVACTNQDRENIERLEITGVGDPSGRGLGFSYVRTAPKAPISNAVVKKKAGAGRGGSTVTGTDADLRRLSMEAAREVLLKFNVPDEQIAKQTRWHRIAMIRKLSSEQASCGVKVDPTTISKYARGQRMSFLQLHQQTREKCQEIWDRQVQSLSALDGDEIESDSEANSDLDSFAGDLENLLDAEEFEGDENNYESKHDKGDGVKGIKMRRRPSQAQAEEEFEDEAAEAAELCRLLMDDDEAEQKRKKKTRNVGVDAVVTPTKPNFVDNVHWGKKMNKTQPNGSYALKQNNIRDLKELETLSIKGKMSEKVKTVKKNGAFNTPPLKAKVIMADGLNHIFKEKKSARERFVCGACGQLGHMKTNKNCPKYGKEPETPSETIDLEKSSRKSTSQDLLNVSQHKLQKKKMISKNSTKIEAAEGEKSSLAKSLPVKFKCGSTEKFSDKPSDGAADTSNQPTTSNVRPVSSDIDTGSRATSKVSKIKIFNKVKPENVQVESHKPSIVIRPPMDTERGQSESHKPSIVIRPPTYMDRDHVDPHKPSIVIRPPAEKDRKKTQKKIVIKQPKEIIDLDQVSQDGSPGYEHRKTKKIVELSSFEKPGKTMRFSGESAKRKAREDRRWWEEEEKQRAAERQREDRARRIFAEEMRSREEREEREKLAEIERYTETIRWDWEEEERQKAKKKTKKKKKKPEISDHLDDFRADRNERRMPERDRGAKRRPVVDVGNYGADYTPATKRRRVGEVGLANILEGIVDALKDRLEVSYLFLKPVLKKEAPDYLHIIKRPMDLSTIKDKARKMEYKNRNEFRHDMWQIAYNAHLYNDGRNPGIPPLADQLLEICDFLLMEKQDSLSEAEAGI; encoded by the exons ATGGGTGGAGGTGGCTATGAGTCGGGAAGTGCTTCCGGTGATG ATGATGACGAGGAATATGATGAAGTCGGGGGTAaccattttttgggttttatgtTTGGGAATGTTGATAATTCTGGTGATCTTGATGCCGATTACCTTGATGAG GATGCAAAGGAGCATCTTGCCGCACTAGCTGACAAGTTGGGTTCGTCATTGACAGAAATTGAT TTGTCAGTGAAATCACCCCAAACATCCACTGACGCTGCAGAACAAG ATTATGATGCAAAGGCAGAAGATGCAGTTGATTATGAAGATTTTGATGAACAGTATGAGGGGCCTGAGATTCAAGCTGTTAGTGAGGAGGACTATTTGTTGTCAAAAAAGGATTATATGTTGTCTGAATCCACGTTGCAGCCTCCCATATCTGATGATGAAGATTATGATGAAGGTGTGAAAGAGGAACTTGAAAAGGAACCTGTGGTTTCGGATAAAAAACTTGAAGTTCAAACAGCTTCTCTATCAGGTTCACTCTTAG GTCAGCAAGATGTTGGAGTAGTTTCCGGAGAACTTGTCTCCGTGGGTTTTGAAAGTTCTGATGTTGAATTCGTAGATATTCATGAG GAGGAAACCGATACTGTCAAGGGGTCTCTAGATAAAGGTCACACTCCACTTCCTATTTTGTGTATAGAAGATGGGATGGAGATCTTACGGTTCTCCGAAATATTTTCTATTCATGAACCCttgaagaaaggagaaaaaagagatcATAGATATTCCATTTTGAAAG AGAAGTATACATCTATGGATGTTTCTGATATTGTTGAAGAGGATGAAGAGGCGTTTTTAAAGGACTCTGGTCAAATGCTTCCATCACATTTGCATGTAAATCAACATGACATCTCAATCTTCAGCGAAGATGCCTCAGAGTTAGCAAGATTTGGATCTATGCATGGAGCTATTCAAATGTCTGTTCAAATTGAGGAACAAAGAAGGAACTCTTATCTTAGTGCTGAACCATTGAACAAGGATGTGGTATGGAAGTCTCCATTGGATTCAAAATTCAACCCCCTTGATCAGCACGATTGGGAAGAGAGAATTCTCTGGGACAATTCCCCAGTTATCAGTGACAATTCTGTGGAGAGTTGTGATCAGTCTGGATCTGAATTGGGATCTTCATTTGTTATAGAAACTGAACAAGTGACTAGTCCACCAAATCTTCATTCAGAGCACCCAGTGGAGTTAAACGAGAACCTTGATAACTGTTTTTGGAACAGGTCTTATGTTCTCTTGGAGTCCTTTGGCTCAGGAGATTATTCAGAACCTGGAAATCTTCCATTATTAGAAAGCAGATGCCATCCACAACTTTTGAGATTGGAATCTCGCCTGGAAGAGGATAGCTCTAATCATGTTAATGATAGAAGAGAGAATAACGCTGTGGAGCTTCACAAAAGTGATGCTCTAAGGCGTTTTAGCAAGCTCACATTGCAAAATAGAGACTTGATGGAAGGATCTTGGTTAGATGATATAATATGGGAACCATGTGAAGCTAACATAAAGCCTAAGCTGATTCTTGATCTTCAAGATGAGCAGATGCTCTTTGAAATTTTGGATCACAGGGATAGTAAGCATCTTCAACTTCATGCAGGGGCAATGATTATAACTCGACCCCTAAAGCAAAAGGTTTCTCATGAGCTACTAGGCTGTGGAAATCGATCTGGTTGGCAATTTAACATTGCTAATGACAAGTTCTACATGAACAGGAAAAATTCTCAGcgattgcaatcaaattctaaCAAACGAACTGCTTATGGCATTAAAATTCATCACTCTGCACCTGCAATAAAGCTTCAGACAATGAAGTTGAAGTTGAGCAA TAAAGATCTAGCTAATTTTCATCGACCAAAAGCTTTATGGTATCCTCATGACCATGAGGTGGCTGTCAAAGAACGAGGGAAGCTACCTACTGCAGGAccaatgaaaattattttaaagagctTAGGAGGCAAAGGAAGTAAGGTACATGTGGATGCTGAGGAAAATATCTCATCTGTCAAAGCAAAAGCTTCAAAGAAGCTAG attTCAAGCCATCAGAAACTGTGAAGTTATTTTATTTGGGGAAGGAGCTTGAAGACCATAAATCTCTTTCTGCTCATAATGTTCAGCCAAACTCCTTGCTTCATCTAGTTCGAACAAAAATTCACTTGTGGCCTAGGGCACAAAAGATTCCGGGTGAGAACAAGTCTCTGCGCCCTCCAGGGGCATTTAAGAAGAAATCCGACCTTTCTGTGAAAGATGGTCATGTTTTTCTAATGGA GTATTGTGAGGAAAGACCTTTGTCATTAAGCAATGCTGGTATGGGTGCCAATCTCCGCACTTACTATCAGAAGTTGAGCCCCAGTGATCAAACTGGTATCTTATTGCGCAATGAAAAAAGCAGCTTGGGGAACGTTGTGATACTAGAGCAGACTGACAAATCCCCTTTCCTTGGAGACATAAAAGCTGGTTGCAGACAATCATCTCTTGAAACAAACATGTATAAAGCGCCATTATTTCCCCACAAGGTGCCTCCTACTGACTATTTGTTGGTTCGTTCTGCGAAAGGAAAGCTTTCTATTAGACGCATTGACAGAGTTGCTGTCGTTGGACAACAG GAGCCCCTTATGGAGGTATTAACTCCTGCTTCTAAGAATCTTCAGGCATATATCTTAAATAGGCAATTACTGTATCTTTATCGTGAGTTCCGAGCTGCCGAGAAGCGTGGGATGCTTCCTTGGATCCGCGCAGATGAGCTGTCCGCTCATTTTCCAAACATTTCGGAGACCATCTTGCGGAAGAAGCTCAAGGAGTGCACAATTTTGCGG AAGAATGCAAATGGACACTTGTTTTGGGCAAAGAAGCGTGATTTTATCATTCCATCTGAAGAGGAATTGAAAAAGATGGTCTTACCAGAGAAT GTTTGTGCCTATGAAAGCATGCAAGCTGGTCTGTATCGTCTTAAACACTTGGGGATTACATGGCTAACACTTCCCACTAGTGTTTCGACTGCAATGAGTCAGCTCCCTGACGAAGCAATAGCTTTGGCTGCAGCGTCACACATCGAGAGAGAACTTCAGATAACTCCATGGAGCCTGAGCAGCAATTTTGTTGCTTGTACAAACCAG GATAGAGAAAATATTGAGCGCCTTGAAATTACTGGTGTTGGTGATCCATCTGGCCGGGGCCTAGGATTTAGCTATGTTCGTACTGCTCCCAAGGCACCAATTTCAAATGCAGTAGTGAAGAAAAAAGCAGGTGCTGGTCGAGGAGGTTCCACTGTTACTGGGACAGATGCTGACCTTCGTAGATTGAGCATGGAGGCTGCAAGAGag GTACTTCTGAAGTTCAATGTACCTGATGAGCAGATTGCAAAACAGACAAGGTGGCATCGTATTGCCATGATACGCAAGCTATCAAGTGAACAAGCTTCATGTGGGGTAAAGGTTGATCCAACAACTATCAGCAAATATGCACGTGGCCAACGAATGTCCTTTCTTCAGCTACATCAACAGACAAGAGAAAAGTGCCAAGAAATTTGGGATCGTCAAGTTCAATCTCTTTCAGCATTGGATGGcgatgaaattgaaagtgatTCTGAAGCAAATAGCGATCTGGATTCCTTTGCTGGAGACCTAGAAAACTTACTTGATGCAGAAGAATTTGAAGGAGACGAGAATAATTACGAGTCCAAGCATGACAAAGGAGATGGTGTTAAGGGGATAAAAATGAGAAGACGCCCATCGCAAGCTCAGGCAGAAGAGGAATTTGAAGATGAAGCTGCTGAGGCAGCTGAACTGTGCAGGTTGCTTATGGATG ATGATGAGGCTGagcagaaaaggaagaaaaaaacaagaaatgttGGTGTTGATGCAGTAGTGACACCTACGAAACCAAATTTTGTTGACAATGTTCACTGGGGtaagaaaatgaacaaaaccCAACCCAATGGATCATATGCACTAAAACAGAACAACATTAGAGACTTGAAGGAG CTTGAAACCTTATCTATCAAGGGGAAGATGTCTGAGAAGGTGAAAACAGTGAAAAAGAATGGTGCCTTCAACACACCTCCACTGAAGGCAAAAGTAATAATGGCAGATGGACTTAATCAT ATTTTCAAGGAGAAGAAATCAGCAAGAGAGAGATTTGTTTGCGGAGCCTGTGGACAG CTTGGACACATGAAGACCAATAAAAACTGCCCTAAGTACGGAAAGGAGCCTGAAACACCATCAGAAACTATAGATTTGGAAAAGTCTTCTAGAAAATCCACTTCCCAGGATCTCTTGAATGTGTCCCAGCATAAGttgcagaagaagaagatgatctCCAAAAACTCAACCAAAATTGAAGCTGCTGAGGGTGAAAAATCTAGTTTAGCAAAATCTCTTCCAGTGAAGTTCAAGTGTGGTTCCACAGAGAAATTTTCTGATAAACCTTCTGATGGGGCTGCGGATACTTCTAATCAACCTACCACGTCCAATGTCCGACCTGTCAGCTCTGATATTGACACTGGGAGTAGGGCAACTTCTAAggttagtaaaataaaaattttcaacaaGGTGAAACCTGAAAACGTACAGGTTGAATCACATAAGCCATCTATTGTGATACGACCCCCAATGGATACCGAGAGAGGCCAAAGTGAATCACATAAGCCCTCTATTGTGATACGACCACCAACATACATGGACAGAGACCATGTTGATCCTCATAAGCCCTCCATTGTGATACGTCCACCAGcagaaaaagatagaaaaaagactcaaaagaaaattgttatCAAACAGCCCAAAGAGATTATTGATCTGGACCAGGTTAGTCAGGATGGAAGCCCTGGTTATGAGCAtcgaaaaactaaaaaaatagttgaactGTCCAGTTTTGAGAAGCCTGGGAAAACCATGCGTTTCTCTGGAGAGTCGGCTAAGAGGAAAGCTAGGGAGGACAGAAGATGGTGGGAAGAGGAGGAGAAGCAGAGAGCTGCCGAGAGACAGAGAGAAGATAGAGCAAGGAGGATTTTTGCAGAAGAAATGAGGTCACGTGAAGAACGAGAAGAACGAGAAAAATTAGCTGAGATTGAAAGATACACAGAAACCATCAGATGGGATTGGGAGGAGGAAGAACGCCAAAAAGCCAaaaagaagacgaagaagaagaagaaaaagcccGAAATCAGTGATCACTTGGATGATTTCAGGGCAGACAGAAATGAGAGAAGGATGCCAGAAAGAGATCGGGGTGCAAAAAGGCGACCTGTTGTTGATGTGGGGAATTATGGTGCTGATTATACCCCGGCAACCAAGCGTCGTAGAGTTGGAGAG GTTGGATTGGCAAACATCTTGGAAGGTATTGTGGATGCTCTTAAAGATAGGTTGGAAGTGTCCTATCTTTTCTTGAAACCGGTCCTGAAGAAGGAGGCTCCTGACTACTTGCACATCATAAAACGCCCCATGGATCTTTCAACTATTAAGGACAAGGCGAGGAAGATGGAATACAAGAACCGAAACGAGTTCAGACATGATATGTGGCAGATTGCTTACAATGCTCACTTGTACAACGATGGACGGAACCCTGGTATTCCTCCCCTTGCAGACCAGCTTCTGGAAATATGTGATTTCTTGTTGATGGAGAAACAGGATAGCTTATCTGAAGCTGAAGCTGGTATTTGA